Proteins from one Nicotiana tabacum cultivar K326 chromosome 23, ASM71507v2, whole genome shotgun sequence genomic window:
- the LOC142177122 gene encoding uncharacterized protein LOC142177122, with protein sequence MQLKLIEPIMPRYVNPNSKGFDSNARCEYHSNTQGHSTENCWTLKKAIENLIEAKAIVVTNNEDTPNITNNPLLTHDNTYFIGMICDDRDYKQSGKTEMVVRTIGPEPKVIVSPPQLAPLMVKGANSSLNLACSEKTILYVPGSTKKVAVQLGGPKLYIPEGIQKIIPNNGLRNITEPVVIRPVAQLLVTNTKAIPWNYNKTVMTYKGKEIVEETGEIGGLTRSGRCYSPEELRKAKQARESHLPVKEPVAEKEAEEFFKKMKLQDYSIIDQLRKTPAQISLLSLLLHSEEHRRVLIKTMNEEYISEKTTVNQLEKMAERFFEVNRITFSDDDLPEEGAGHNRALHLMVKCEGHYVKGVMIDGGSSVDVCPLSTLQQLNIDNNRIRTSNVSIRAFDGSKRDTIGEIELTMTIGPVDFNIVFQVLDMETSYNFILGRPWIHIARAAKEGCESIIYQAFEVIEVDQVEEGKLILHPRLSATSMMVASLMLRNGYEPGKGLGSSLQGIVNPIAIFSKKNTFGLGFKPTSADIERAKARKKNGWKLSKPIPHIAYSFVKPQFEEVQNPSTQDDIDGVCQGLKEMFYEINMVQV encoded by the exons AAAGCCATTGAAAATTTGATTGAAGCAAAGGCAATTGTGGTAACAAACAATGAGGATACTCCTAATATCACAAACAATCCGCTCCTAACTCATgataatacatattttattgggatgatttgtgatgatcgGGATTATAAGCAGTCTGGCAAGACAGAGATGGTTGTTAGAACCATAGGGCCAGAACCAAAAGTGATAGTGAGCCCGCCGCAATTGGCACCATTGATGGTGAAAGGTGCGAATTCTAGTTTGAACTTGGCATGTTCTGAAAAAACGATTCTCTATGTTCCTGGAAGCACAAAAAAGGTTGCGGTTCAATTGGGTGGGCCAAAACTTTACATCCCCGAAGGCATTCAAAAGATCATTCCGAATAACGGTTTGAGGAATATAACAGAGCCAGTCGTGATCCGACCTGTTGCCCAACTCCTAGTGACAAACACAAAAGCTATTCCCTGGAATTATAACAAGACTGtcatgacatacaaaggaaaagagatagttgAAGAAACAGGTGAAATAGGGGGCTTGACCCGCTCTGGAAGGTGTTATTCACCAGAGGAATTGAGAAAAGCTAAGCAAGCCAGGGAAAGTCACTTGCCAGTGAAAGAACCCGTTGCAGAaaaagaagcagaggaattctttAAGAAGATGAAATTGCAAgactactcaatcattgaccaactaaggaaaactcctgctcagatatctttGTTATCTCTGCTTTTGCATTCAGAAGAGCATCGTCGTGTGTTGATCAAAACTATGAACGAGGAATATATCTCAGAAAAGACAACGGTGAATCAGCTAGAAAAAATGGCTGAAAGATTCTTTGAAGTAAATAGAATTACTTTCAGCGATGATGATTTGCCTGAGGAAGGGGCTGGCCACAATAGAGCTTTGCATCTTATGGTCAAATGTGAAGGGCACTACGTAAAAGGAGTCATGATTGATGGAGGCTCAAGTGTAGATGTGTGTCCCCTTTCTACTCTACAACAGCTGAACATCGACAATAACAGAATTCGAACCAGTAATGTCAGCATCAGAGCTTTTGATGGTTCAAAAAGagacactattggggaaatcgaaCTCACCATGACAATCGGCCCTGTTGATTTTAACATTGTCTTTCAAGTGTTAGAtatggaaacttcctataattttattttgggaaggccgtggatccatatAGCCAGAGCT gccaaggaaggatgtgaATCCATCATATATCAAGCATTTGAGGTGATAGAGGTGGACCAAGTGGAAGAAGGAAAACTAATTCTGCATCCCCGTCTTTCAGCCACATCTATGATGGTAGCTTCGCTGATGTTGAGGAACGGCTATGAACCAGGAAAAGGATTGGGATCCTCTCTGCAAGGAATTGTGAACCCCATTGCTATATTTTCGAAGAAAAATACCTTTGGCTTGGGCTTTAAACCAACATCAGCTGACATAGAAAGAGCCAAGGCCCGCAAAAAGAATGGTTGGAAGCTGTCCAAACCAATCCCTCACATTGCCtactcttttgtcaagccacaatttgaagaagtccaaaatccttctacTCAGGATGACATTGACGGAGTTTGCCAGGGTCTCAAGGAGATGTTCTATGAGATtaatatggttcaa gtttgA